A segment of the Malaclemys terrapin pileata isolate rMalTer1 chromosome 1, rMalTer1.hap1, whole genome shotgun sequence genome:
atgcaaattAATTGACACAAGTTGCATGAAAGATGTCATGTAATATAAAGTTGTATTATGAAAGGATTTTTCTGTGCGTTtcagtaaaatatttaaaagaaccaTCTGGAGAAACTCTTTTTACTTAGTTTTACCCATTTGTGTTTTAGACTCAAATTCTTTAGAACAGAGATTTCACTTCACTTCATTCTCATGCCCCAATCCTGGAATGGGATCTATACAGGTAGACCTTTACATCTATATACAGTCCGAATGAAGTATCCCTATCCCGTTCAGTTTACTGGATCAAGGTCTTGTTCAGTGTATTTTGTCCGCTGTAAAGCACAACAACAGCACTACAGAAACAATTTTGCATGCACACATTTTTTAACACATCACATAATTCAAAAATATGTATAACTTGAAACAAtcatggacaaaaaaaaaaaaggtaactaACCTCCATACACCAGCATAGTAATGAGAAGAGCAATTAGGTGGACTCTGAGCCTGGGTTTAACTGCCTCAAATTGAAGTATGGtcagctggaacacagtggagaaGAGCAGCTCTATGCAAAAAGCCTGGGTCTCGGTGGTTTGGATAGGATTACAGCAGCCCTCGGCCAGTGCCTCAGAGTGCACCTTGATGATCCCCATGGACCAGATACAGTGCATGTAAATTCTAGCCAGCACTGCACCAGCAAACTGGGCTCCAATCTTCAGCCCGCCCTGTTTGACTGAGATCCCACCATCCAAGATTTGTTGCAGGGTGCCACAGGGGTTGCATGTGCTGCCAGTCAGAGTCAATCCATGCAGGACAGTAAAAACATAGGTGAGGGTGAGGGCAACGTGTGGCTTGGGCTGCACATTGGCCAGCAGCCGGAGCTCATTGGTGCAGGCACAGATTTGGAAAGTGGCAAACAGCTCCAGGAGAAACGTGCGAGGGTGAAGGCGTCGGGAGTGCATTTGGCGTCGGGTTAGCTTCCGGCACCCTCCTACCAACATCATGGTGCCAACCATCAGCAGAAGCGAGATCCAGGTCTCATCCAAACCCATAGTGAGGCCCAGGCTGAGAGAGGCTAGGACTTCTCCCAGCGCAGGGGCAATTGCACTCAGGTCCTGGGCTCACCCCTCTCCAGCCCTGCTGCCTATGAGGGGGGACTCTGTTTCTCCACAGCCAGTCAGGGGAGTGTCTCAACTCCCCCCTTCTCCTGccaagctccccccacagcctgtCAGGGGAGTGTCTCAGTTCCCCCCACAGCCTGTCAGGGGGTGtctcagctccccccacagcctgtCAGGGGAGTGTCTCAGTTCCCCCCACAGCCTGTCAGGGGGGTGTCTCAGCTCCCTCCACAGCCTGTCAGGGGGTGTCTCAGCTCCCCCCTCTCCTGCCAAACTCCCCCCACAGCCTGTCAGGGGGTGtctcagctccccccacagcctgtCAGGGGGGTGTCTCAGCTCCCCCCTCTCCTGCCAAACTCCCCCCACAGCCTGTCAGGGGGTGtctcagctccccccacagcctgtCAGGGAGTGtctcagctccccccacagcctgtcagggggtgtctcagctccccccacagccggTCGCTACCTCTCCTCTCCGCAGTGCCTATGTGGCAAAGCGTCCCGTCCCGTCCCCTCCCGTCCCCGCTAGGAGGAGCCTCCACCAAACGGCAGCTGGCGGCCCCGCGGCTGGACCCGGGGGAAGCAGCCTTTGCTCCGGGCCAGCGGCCGCCTGGCGGGTTAGAAACAGACCGAGACCGAGACCGAGCCGGAGCCAACCGGCGCGTGCGCAGACAGCGCGTTCCCTCCGGTGCCTGGCTCCCGAGCTGGCCGCAGCGAGCTCGCGCTGCTGCCTGTGACCGTTGGTCCGGCGAGTGACGGTCACGCGCTCGCTGAGAGCCGGGTCccctcaggggagggaggggcttggTCCGGTGCCTATGGCCAGGGGCGGGTGGCAGGGGTCCCGTCTCACTGATCTACCCCCCCACCCAGGCTCCACCACAGGCGGGTGCCCCCAGCACACCACTATGGGGAGACGCCTCCTCCCCACGCCACCCGTTATCCatgaaagcactacagagaaaaaacATTCAAATACCTACAAGAACCTacgtgcatgctaataagcttaccagagatcaccctaaCCTTAACGGGGATTCTGG
Coding sequences within it:
- the AQP11 gene encoding aquaporin-11 isoform X2, with product MGLDETWISLLLMVGTMMLVGGCRKLTRRQMHSRRLHPRTFLLELFATFQICACTNELRLLANVQPKPHVALTLTYVFTVLHGLTLTGSTCNPCGTLQQILDGGISVKQGGLKIGAQFAGAVLARIYMHCIWSMGIIKVHSEALAEGCCNPIQTTETQAFCIELLFSTVFQLTILQFEAVKPRLRVHLIALLITMLVYGGGNLTGAIFNPALAFSLHASCFHDKFWDYSLVYWMAPSLGSVLVAIVWGEILPLIF
- the AQP11 gene encoding aquaporin-11 isoform X1 is translated as MGLDETWISLLLMVGTMMLVGGCRKLTRRQMHSRRLHPRTFLLELFATFQICACTNELRLLANVQPKPHVALTLTYVFTVLHGLTLTGSTCNPCGTLQQILDGGISVKQGGLKIGAQFAGAVLARIYMHCIWSMGIIKVHSEALAEGCCNPIQTTETQAFCIELLFSTVFQLTILQFEAVKPRLRVHLIALLITMLVYGGGNLTGAIFNPALAFSLHASCFHDKFWDYSLVYWMAPSLGKCLYAFLPLKKHIVTTRDSGKEINVLYFHNLLVFHFKLNPKSYINAMLRLELDSSQNIQSYGSQRNHNLSFLHI